From one Streptomyces chromofuscus genomic stretch:
- the eccB gene encoding type VII secretion protein EccB encodes MASRRDQLNAYTFAKRRMLAAFLQSSPDGSEEGAPRPLRAVLPGIIVGIVVMAVFGAWGMFKPTAPKGWDEPNAKVIVASKSTTRYVVLKTDGQAQLHPVLNMASAKLLLQAGQGDVVTVAESVLDNGRIPHGVTIGIPYAPDRLPSAEDAGTAKRWVVCERPSAGGDGSVQKAALVLSSRDVKAIEGRGRLSGGQLLYVADRDGRHYVVDAGGTAYPIDKGDELLLRAVVGSGRQPQRVSAGWLDTLHRGDAITFPDITGRPGDAADAPGRLGRATDKVGMVLRAMDNNAVQYYVVLPGRIAPVSAFVAQLLLFSEELAPLGQAGQARQVGPGEIVPGTAFGTEHHWPTGDPAPVNEASSAKGSRSTICNVLRGVNAATGATTLSTWAGTDFPERLPAGSSAYVTPGSGQLYRQFQGEATRTGPVFLVTDTGLRYVLQSNGDSATDDAGIGTTAEQREQQQKEAMQAQTLLGYKDVDPAPIPAAWSEFLPTGPRLSTAAARQPQGS; translated from the coding sequence ATGGCATCTCGGCGGGACCAGCTCAATGCCTACACCTTCGCGAAGCGCCGCATGCTCGCGGCCTTCCTGCAGTCGTCGCCCGACGGCTCGGAGGAGGGAGCGCCGCGACCCTTGCGCGCGGTGCTGCCCGGCATCATCGTGGGGATCGTCGTGATGGCGGTGTTCGGGGCGTGGGGCATGTTCAAGCCGACCGCGCCGAAGGGCTGGGACGAACCCAACGCCAAGGTGATCGTCGCCAGCAAGTCGACCACGCGCTATGTCGTGCTGAAGACCGACGGTCAGGCCCAGCTCCATCCGGTCCTCAACATGGCCTCCGCGAAACTGCTGCTGCAGGCCGGGCAGGGCGACGTCGTGACCGTCGCCGAGTCCGTCCTGGACAACGGCAGGATCCCGCACGGCGTCACCATCGGCATCCCGTACGCGCCCGACCGCCTGCCCTCGGCGGAGGACGCCGGCACCGCGAAGCGCTGGGTGGTCTGCGAGCGGCCGAGCGCCGGCGGCGACGGCTCCGTGCAGAAGGCCGCGCTCGTGCTCTCCAGCCGCGACGTGAAGGCGATCGAGGGCAGGGGCCGGCTCAGCGGCGGCCAACTGCTCTACGTCGCGGACCGGGACGGCAGGCATTACGTCGTCGACGCGGGCGGCACGGCGTACCCGATCGACAAGGGCGACGAGCTGCTGCTGCGTGCGGTGGTCGGCTCGGGCCGGCAGCCGCAGCGGGTGTCCGCCGGGTGGCTCGACACGCTGCACCGGGGTGACGCGATCACCTTCCCGGACATCACCGGGCGTCCGGGTGACGCGGCGGACGCCCCGGGCCGGCTGGGCCGGGCGACCGACAAGGTCGGCATGGTGCTGAGGGCGATGGACAACAACGCGGTCCAGTACTACGTGGTGCTGCCCGGCCGGATCGCCCCCGTCTCGGCGTTCGTCGCGCAGCTCTTGCTGTTCAGCGAGGAACTGGCACCACTCGGCCAGGCCGGTCAGGCTCGGCAGGTCGGCCCCGGTGAGATCGTGCCGGGCACGGCGTTCGGCACCGAGCACCACTGGCCCACCGGGGACCCCGCTCCCGTCAATGAGGCGTCGTCCGCCAAGGGGAGCCGCAGCACGATCTGCAACGTCCTGCGCGGAGTGAACGCAGCTACCGGCGCCACCACCCTCAGCACCTGGGCGGGCACGGATTTCCCGGAGCGGCTGCCCGCGGGCTCCAGCGCCTACGTCACGCCGGGATCGGGCCAGCTCTACCGTCAGTTCCAGGGCGAGGCGACGAGGACCGGCCCGGTGTTCCTGGTCACCGACACGGGCCTGCGCTACGTCCTGCAGTCCAACGGCGACAGCGCCACGGACGACGCGGGCATCGGAACGACCGCCGAACAGCGCGAGCAGCAGCAGAAGGAGGCCATGCAGGCCCAGACCCTCCTCGGCTACAAGGACGTCGACCCGGCGCCGATCCCCGCCGCCTGGTCGGAGTTCCTGCCCACCGGCCCACGCCTGTCGACCGCGGCGGCACGCCAGCCGCAGGGTTCGTGA
- a CDS encoding trypsin-like peptidase domain-containing protein, with protein MAARGRGTAPQDAGPGPRDDALVRVHDMAGRPRGTGFVADHLGTVLTSHEAVDGLARLVLHAGDRSCVVPAEAVTPLPERDLALVHAEELQAEPLPITVRDRIETGTYVRIAAGRWREARVLGPATGVTYTAMDHFRQLDGVLELAIGTAGRDALRLGGGAAGGPVVDAASGAVVAVLGTALHTGHRDCGFAVPLRPTESGPLAGLLARNAATVPAYGADLNLAGVLELAATTVGLDGPPGALAGHTGPDGAVPAVERAAVVREFAAFADSPATVLGLVGPPGSGRTTELAALAARRDRGAEPAPTVWLRGADLRDDDASVGDAARRALRRAGRVVGGCPDPEGSFGAGHLGGGGVMAGGGALPGGGAGFCGDGGALPGGGAGFPGDGGVLAGGVGSGRGALGDVGPERLAGLARAAGRPLLLLLDSPEEMPPALSHRLREWTENSVRWLGETGTRLVVACRAEYWEGAGAEFPEDCLYPGPGTGGLPPCVPLGDLDEDEARRARARHGIPEGVLAASDARHPLTLRLLADVLAARPDARPAGPLDRHDVLAAHLDLKCLRVAVRLAAENGLRGTAVRRLAAKVAGQVHLAARRSLGSGQGELDREAFDAVFPWGPAPARLGGGTGWASAVLTEGLLVPAGTGYRFAHEELADWIQGTHLDLDEALRALVHHRRTPDAAHRELIPHHRDALDATAPEPLPHHRIGPVVQAMLLLARQHGPHRLSVRLEELVYALDTDPHSWWAARLLGEALRRVPDATPHLRVLRLLAAAIVDWRRLGRPVPREFGPAFWTEPVLPDAERLDLLRRLVLADTGPADGGRYLDAAARLLADDPVAVQPHLTRWFDDERPLPATPHATVATAAQALLHTHRHRALDDLTEVLADSAHRRGEELLGVLAEEEPAAVCRAVDRWARDERPARRAAAVTYALAAAAHTRDEADRELLRHAAQALLARPADGALHGGALALLVRDPHSRARHLARAVEHFAAGDPRLPAGALATALESAPEPVLGAFRARLHRPDAEEALFALADAATPALARRVADLLRDAVTLRPERAAPVAAYVDRRLDAGPTARALLFPLVSGLLYGGPEQLRAALSTVVGASGTPVSRPLRRELCDFLLVHEDAPPVLEALLRTAARHGGDGLRALVHRTGMLLVRTPAGATLFDRTLLDLGREDPGFAARVARWLNHAPQDWAAVVGPSTRRMIENLTDARVLA; from the coding sequence ATGGCGGCACGAGGCCGGGGGACCGCACCGCAGGACGCCGGGCCGGGCCCGCGCGACGACGCCCTCGTCCGCGTCCACGACATGGCCGGACGGCCGCGCGGCACCGGCTTCGTCGCCGACCACCTCGGCACCGTCCTCACCAGCCACGAGGCCGTCGACGGACTGGCCCGGCTGGTCCTGCACGCCGGGGACCGCAGCTGCGTCGTACCCGCCGAGGCGGTCACCCCGCTGCCGGAGCGCGACCTGGCCCTCGTGCACGCCGAGGAGCTGCAGGCGGAGCCGCTGCCGATCACCGTGCGGGACCGGATCGAGACCGGCACGTACGTCCGGATCGCCGCGGGCCGCTGGCGTGAGGCGCGGGTGCTGGGACCGGCGACGGGCGTCACCTACACGGCCATGGACCACTTCCGGCAGCTCGACGGCGTACTGGAGCTGGCGATCGGCACGGCCGGACGGGACGCGCTCCGGCTGGGCGGTGGCGCGGCAGGGGGGCCGGTCGTCGACGCCGCGTCCGGTGCCGTGGTCGCCGTGCTCGGCACCGCGCTGCACACCGGTCACCGTGACTGCGGTTTCGCCGTACCGCTGCGGCCCACCGAGAGCGGGCCGCTGGCCGGCCTGCTGGCCCGCAACGCGGCGACGGTGCCCGCGTACGGGGCCGATCTCAACCTCGCCGGGGTGCTGGAACTGGCGGCCACCACAGTGGGGCTGGACGGTCCGCCGGGGGCGCTCGCGGGTCACACGGGGCCGGATGGGGCCGTACCGGCCGTCGAACGGGCGGCGGTCGTGCGGGAGTTCGCCGCGTTCGCCGACAGCCCGGCCACCGTTCTCGGGCTGGTCGGGCCGCCCGGCAGCGGGCGTACGACGGAACTCGCGGCCCTTGCCGCGCGGCGCGACCGGGGCGCGGAGCCGGCGCCGACGGTGTGGCTGCGGGGAGCCGATCTGCGGGACGACGACGCGTCGGTGGGGGACGCGGCTCGGCGTGCGCTGCGGCGGGCGGGGCGGGTGGTGGGCGGGTGCCCTGATCCCGAAGGCTCCTTTGGTGCGGGCCATCTTGGTGGGGGCGGGGTGATGGCTGGGGGCGGGGCTTTGCCTGGTGGAGGTGCGGGCTTCTGTGGTGATGGCGGGGCCTTGCCTGGTGGAGGTGCGGGCTTCCCCGGTGACGGCGGGGTCCTGGCCGGTGGGGTCGGGAGCGGCCGTGGGGCTCTCGGTGACGTCGGGCCCGAGCGTCTGGCCGGGCTCGCCCGTGCCGCCGGCCGCCCTCTGCTGCTGCTTCTCGACAGCCCCGAGGAGATGCCGCCGGCTCTGTCCCACCGTCTGCGCGAGTGGACCGAGAACAGCGTGCGGTGGCTGGGGGAGACGGGAACGCGGCTGGTCGTGGCGTGCCGGGCGGAGTACTGGGAGGGGGCGGGGGCGGAGTTCCCCGAGGACTGCCTGTACCCGGGCCCGGGTACAGGCGGCCTGCCCCCGTGCGTCCCCCTGGGCGACCTCGACGAGGACGAGGCCCGGCGCGCCCGCGCCCGGCACGGCATCCCCGAAGGGGTCCTCGCCGCGTCCGACGCCCGCCACCCCCTCACCCTCCGCCTCCTCGCCGACGTCCTCGCCGCGCGCCCGGACGCCCGGCCGGCCGGCCCACTGGACCGGCACGACGTCCTCGCCGCGCACCTCGACCTGAAGTGCCTGCGCGTGGCCGTGCGGCTGGCCGCCGAGAACGGCCTGCGCGGCACCGCCGTACGGCGACTGGCGGCCAAAGTGGCCGGGCAGGTGCACCTGGCCGCCCGGCGCAGCCTCGGCTCCGGTCAGGGAGAGCTGGACCGGGAGGCGTTCGACGCGGTGTTCCCGTGGGGCCCGGCCCCGGCGCGGCTCGGCGGCGGCACCGGCTGGGCGTCCGCCGTCCTCACTGAAGGCCTCCTCGTCCCCGCCGGCACCGGCTACCGTTTCGCCCACGAGGAACTCGCCGACTGGATCCAGGGCACGCACCTCGACCTGGACGAGGCCCTGCGCGCGCTGGTCCACCACCGCCGCACCCCCGACGCCGCGCACCGCGAGCTTATCCCGCACCACCGCGACGCCCTCGACGCCACAGCCCCCGAGCCCCTCCCGCACCACCGCATCGGTCCCGTCGTGCAGGCCATGCTCCTGCTCGCCCGGCAGCACGGCCCGCACCGGCTCTCCGTCCGCCTGGAGGAGCTGGTGTACGCCCTGGACACCGACCCGCACTCCTGGTGGGCGGCCCGGTTGCTCGGCGAGGCGTTGCGCCGGGTCCCGGACGCCACGCCGCACCTGCGTGTGCTGCGGCTGCTCGCCGCCGCGATCGTCGACTGGCGGCGGCTGGGGCGGCCGGTGCCCCGGGAGTTCGGGCCCGCGTTCTGGACGGAGCCCGTACTGCCCGACGCCGAGCGCCTCGACCTGCTGCGCCGCCTGGTCCTCGCCGACACCGGACCGGCCGACGGGGGCCGTTACCTCGACGCCGCCGCCCGGCTGCTCGCCGACGACCCCGTCGCCGTACAACCGCATCTCACCCGCTGGTTCGACGACGAGCGGCCGCTGCCCGCGACGCCCCACGCGACCGTGGCGACAGCCGCGCAGGCGCTGCTGCACACGCACCGGCACCGGGCGCTCGACGACCTCACCGAGGTGCTGGCCGACAGCGCGCACCGGCGGGGTGAGGAGCTGCTCGGCGTGCTCGCCGAGGAGGAACCCGCCGCCGTGTGCCGGGCCGTGGACCGGTGGGCGCGTGACGAGCGGCCGGCACGGCGGGCCGCCGCGGTGACGTACGCGCTGGCCGCCGCCGCGCACACCCGCGACGAGGCCGACCGCGAGCTGCTGCGCCACGCCGCCCAGGCCCTGCTCGCCCGCCCCGCCGACGGCGCCCTGCACGGCGGGGCGCTCGCCCTCCTCGTACGCGATCCGCACTCCCGGGCCCGGCACCTGGCCCGAGCCGTCGAACACTTCGCGGCCGGCGACCCGAGGCTGCCCGCCGGCGCGCTCGCGACCGCCCTGGAGAGCGCCCCGGAGCCGGTGCTCGGCGCCTTCCGGGCGCGGCTGCACCGACCGGACGCGGAGGAGGCCCTGTTCGCCCTCGCCGACGCCGCGACCCCGGCACTGGCGCGTCGGGTCGCCGATCTCCTCCGGGACGCCGTGACGCTCCGCCCGGAGCGGGCCGCGCCGGTGGCCGCGTACGTCGACCGGCGGCTCGACGCCGGGCCGACCGCCAGGGCCTTACTGTTCCCGCTGGTCAGCGGCCTGCTCTACGGCGGTCCCGAGCAGCTGCGGGCGGCGCTGTCCACCGTCGTGGGCGCGTCCGGGACCCCCGTCTCTAGGCCCCTGCGCCGCGAACTGTGCGACTTCCTCCTCGTCCACGAGGACGCCCCGCCCGTCCTGGAAGCCCTGCTGCGCACGGCTGCCCGGCACGGCGGGGACGGACTGCGCGCCCTGGTCCACCGCACGGGCATGCTCCTCGTGCGCACCCCGGCCGGCGCGACCCTCTTCGACCGCACCCTGCTCGACCTGGGCCGCGAGGACCCCGGCTTCGCCGCCCGGGTCGCCCGCTGGCTGAACCACGCCCCGCAGGACTGGGCCGCGGTGGTCGGCCCCAGCACCCGCCGGATGATCGAGAACCTGACCGACGCACGGGTCCTGGCATGA
- the eccE gene encoding type VII secretion protein EccE — protein MAAGTRARSRGRSREEGSAASRQTTAQQSAASGTPHLGARAGRAGAFRLQRVVLVELAAAALLVGWVIGPVALVIAAVVAVCMVLVAFARRRGRSLPEWLATARALRVRRRRAASTPIPPGTEPGLAPAVECDPSLRTYTYAGRDRRPVGIVGDGTFVTAVVQVEADATALRADRNRHPLPLRLVYDTLEVDGIRLESAQVVLHTQPAPALHLPRQSVAVANYAPLQEQTGAPAVRITWIALKLDPELCPEAVAARGGGLLGAQKCVVRAADQLASRLTGAGFRATLLDEEELTAAIATSACANPLVTAEAGRTEARERRTEELGRSWRCDNRRHTTYWIRRWPSMGGRQAPSLPQVIALITAVPALATTFSLTLTRGERQEVSLCGHLRVTGRSDDELVAARSALQAAARHTGTGLARLDREQVPGMLATLPLGGAR, from the coding sequence ATGGCTGCCGGAACACGCGCCCGGTCCCGTGGCCGGTCGCGGGAGGAGGGCTCCGCGGCGTCTCGGCAGACGACTGCGCAGCAGTCGGCCGCGTCGGGGACGCCGCACCTCGGAGCGCGTGCGGGGCGGGCCGGGGCATTCCGGTTGCAACGCGTCGTCCTGGTGGAGCTCGCCGCCGCCGCGCTGCTCGTCGGCTGGGTGATCGGGCCGGTGGCCCTGGTGATCGCCGCCGTCGTCGCCGTCTGCATGGTGCTGGTCGCGTTCGCCCGCCGCCGCGGCCGCTCCCTGCCCGAATGGCTGGCCACGGCACGGGCGTTGCGGGTTCGGCGGCGGCGGGCCGCGAGCACGCCGATCCCACCGGGCACGGAGCCGGGGCTCGCGCCCGCCGTGGAGTGCGACCCGAGCCTGAGAACGTACACGTACGCCGGCCGCGACCGCCGTCCCGTGGGCATCGTCGGAGACGGCACGTTCGTCACCGCGGTGGTGCAGGTGGAGGCCGACGCCACCGCGCTGCGGGCCGACCGGAACCGGCATCCGCTGCCGCTGAGACTGGTGTACGACACCTTGGAAGTGGACGGGATCCGGCTGGAGTCGGCCCAGGTCGTGCTGCACACGCAGCCCGCGCCCGCGCTCCATCTGCCGCGGCAGTCCGTGGCTGTGGCCAACTACGCGCCTCTTCAGGAGCAGACGGGCGCGCCGGCCGTCCGCATCACCTGGATCGCGTTGAAGCTCGATCCGGAACTGTGCCCCGAGGCCGTGGCGGCGCGCGGCGGTGGTCTGCTGGGCGCGCAGAAGTGCGTCGTGCGTGCCGCCGATCAGCTCGCGAGCCGGCTGACTGGAGCCGGGTTCCGCGCGACCCTCCTCGACGAGGAGGAGCTGACCGCCGCCATCGCCACATCGGCCTGCGCCAACCCCCTGGTGACGGCGGAGGCCGGCCGTACGGAGGCACGGGAACGGCGCACGGAGGAGTTGGGCCGGAGCTGGCGCTGCGACAATCGCCGGCACACCACGTACTGGATCCGCCGGTGGCCCTCGATGGGGGGTCGCCAGGCGCCCTCTCTGCCACAGGTCATCGCCCTGATCACGGCCGTTCCCGCGCTCGCCACCACCTTCAGTCTCACTCTGACACGCGGGGAACGGCAGGAAGTGTCCCTGTGCGGGCATCTGCGGGTGACCGGGCGCAGCGACGACGAACTCGTCGCTGCGCGCAGCGCGTTGCAGGCCGCGGCCCGCCACACGGGCACCGGCCTCGCCCGCCTCGACCGGGAACAAGTGCCCGGCATGCTCGCCACTCTCCCCCTCGGAGGCGCCCGGTGA
- a CDS encoding bifunctional riboflavin kinase/FAD synthetase has protein sequence MQRWRGLEDIPEDWGRSVVTIGSYDGVHRGHQLIIRHAVDRARKLGVPAVVVTFDPHPSEVVRPGSHPPLLAPHHRRAELMAELGVDAVLILPFTSEFSKLSPADFVVKVLVDKLHAKAVVEGPNFRFGHRAAGNVEFLAEQGTVYDFEVEVVELYVSGEAGGGEPFSSTLTRRLVAAGDVEGAAEILGRPHRVEGVVVRGAQRGRDLGFPTANVETLPHTAIPADGVYAGWLVVEGEAMPAAISVGTNPQFDGTERTVEAYAIDRVGLDLYGLHVAVDFLAFVRGQARFETLEALLEQMAEDVKRCRELIAAAEGTGS, from the coding sequence GTGCAGCGCTGGCGTGGCTTGGAGGACATCCCCGAGGACTGGGGGCGCAGCGTCGTCACCATCGGCTCCTACGACGGTGTCCACCGCGGGCACCAGCTCATCATCCGGCACGCCGTGGACCGCGCCCGCAAGCTGGGCGTCCCGGCCGTCGTCGTCACCTTCGACCCGCACCCCAGCGAGGTCGTCCGCCCCGGCAGCCACCCGCCGCTGCTCGCGCCGCACCACCGCCGCGCCGAACTGATGGCGGAGCTCGGGGTGGACGCGGTGCTGATCCTGCCCTTCACCTCGGAGTTCTCGAAACTCTCGCCCGCCGACTTCGTCGTCAAGGTGCTGGTCGACAAGCTGCACGCCAAGGCGGTCGTCGAGGGCCCCAACTTCCGCTTCGGCCACCGGGCCGCCGGAAACGTCGAGTTCCTCGCCGAACAGGGCACGGTCTACGACTTCGAGGTCGAGGTCGTCGAGCTGTACGTGTCGGGCGAGGCCGGTGGCGGCGAGCCGTTCTCCTCGACGCTGACCCGGCGGCTGGTGGCCGCGGGGGACGTGGAGGGCGCCGCGGAGATCCTCGGCCGCCCGCACCGGGTCGAGGGCGTCGTCGTACGCGGCGCCCAGCGCGGCCGCGACCTGGGCTTCCCCACGGCCAACGTCGAGACGCTGCCGCACACCGCGATCCCGGCGGACGGGGTGTACGCGGGGTGGCTGGTCGTGGAGGGCGAGGCCATGCCGGCCGCCATCTCCGTGGGCACCAACCCGCAGTTCGACGGGACCGAGCGCACGGTGGAGGCGTACGCCATCGACCGGGTGGGGCTGGATCTGTACGGGCTGCACGTCGCCGTCGACTTCCTGGCCTTCGTGCGCGGGCAGGCCAGGTTCGAGACGCTGGAGGCTCTGCTGGAGCAGATGGCGGAGGACGTGAAGCGGTGCCGGGAGCTGATTGCGGCGGCGGAGGGGACGGGGTCGTAG
- a CDS encoding SCO5717 family growth-regulating ATPase, protein MSSDRDGIRGGWATPGDDQPDAEAAVEMTGEFTIDYAPPAWYTQNPSGGSGDAEDSGSASDDSDSGASGVPGVSGGFGAPGASGGPGAFGPAPASPAPTSPSAPTTPSTPPHADFGPAVTPPAHTAPAAPFTPPPPVPVPGVPFTPPSPAPALGVPFPPPAPAAPSAGEAAEAPGVPGLPEGSGFEPQPPAAPAPAPAPEASRAAEEAGNGDLDSGATVRFSAASLQREIADLAAAADAAAEAHATAEAENEANVDGEAEADERVGGDSSGASEETGGTENAGDDPPAADAHAAPDADPGASEPEPTEGTGEAAAPETESSEAVEPAEVTASDTAPHADAPQPNAPQNDGIQHNDPQANAPQPPAPPAPDAPSAWTPPPAPHSGVPPLPPSYQPAAPAPAAQWPAQPQAQPQPPAQAQQPAPNEPAAHPHAQPAAAQGQPPVPAQQPPFQPQAEPHAGAQVQPPSQPHPQSPEPAPAAWTPAQAPQQPAPDPHAHAQQGYGFPPVGGPNAQEGYGFPHVGAPNAQGDYGFPNAGTPNPQSGYGFPQPPAQQQAAHPGVPAQPDAQNPSQPPVDARHAYPQVPHQAQPPQQHQAPHYPQHHPQQPPAPPADPRLGTAWPQPLQHDQRQPTNPGAAPLGYTAAVELSSDRLLNNKKQKAKSGRPAAVSRFKLGAKKEEAERQQKLQLIRTPVLSCYRIAVISLKGGVGKTTTTTALGSTLASERQDKILAIDANPDAGTLGRRVRRETGATIRDLVQAIPYLNSYMDIRRFTSQAPSGLEIIANDVDPAVSTTFNDEDYRRAIDVLGKQYPIILTDSGTGLLYSAMRGVLDLADQLIIISTPSVDGASSASTTLDWLSAHGYADLVSRSITVISGVRETGKMIKVEDIVSHFETRCRGVIVVPFDEHLAAGAEVDLDMMRPKVREAYFNLAAMVAEDFVRHQQMHGLWTSDGNPPPVAAPPMPGQPLPAQQYAPGRPYPPQHPGQPVPGQPVPGQPVPGQQYAPGRPYPPQPGRQGQPAPHPQHPGYGYPQPGHPDGPPQQ, encoded by the coding sequence GTGAGCAGCGATCGGGACGGGATCCGCGGGGGCTGGGCGACGCCCGGCGATGACCAGCCCGACGCGGAGGCCGCCGTCGAGATGACGGGCGAGTTCACCATCGACTACGCGCCGCCTGCCTGGTACACGCAGAACCCGTCCGGGGGGTCGGGGGATGCGGAGGACTCGGGGTCCGCTTCCGACGACTCCGACTCCGGGGCTTCGGGTGTCCCCGGGGTTTCCGGTGGTTTCGGTGCGCCCGGTGCCTCCGGTGGGCCCGGCGCATTCGGGCCCGCCCCGGCTTCCCCGGCGCCCACCTCACCCTCCGCCCCCACCACCCCGTCGACGCCGCCGCACGCCGACTTCGGGCCCGCAGTGACTCCTCCGGCGCACACCGCTCCGGCCGCGCCCTTCACGCCGCCACCGCCCGTGCCGGTGCCCGGAGTGCCGTTCACGCCGCCCTCGCCCGCCCCGGCGCTGGGCGTTCCGTTCCCGCCGCCCGCTCCGGCCGCTCCCTCGGCCGGAGAGGCGGCGGAGGCCCCAGGTGTGCCCGGGCTGCCCGAGGGGAGCGGGTTCGAGCCTCAGCCGCCGGCCGCCCCTGCCCCTGCCCCTGCCCCGGAGGCTTCCCGTGCCGCCGAGGAGGCGGGCAACGGGGATCTGGACAGCGGCGCCACCGTGCGCTTCTCCGCCGCCTCCTTGCAGCGGGAGATCGCCGACCTCGCGGCCGCGGCCGACGCGGCTGCCGAGGCACACGCGACGGCCGAGGCCGAGAACGAGGCCAACGTCGATGGTGAGGCCGAGGCCGATGAGCGGGTCGGCGGTGACTCCTCTGGCGCGTCGGAGGAGACCGGCGGCACCGAGAACGCCGGCGACGACCCACCTGCCGCCGACGCCCACGCCGCCCCCGACGCCGACCCCGGCGCGTCCGAGCCGGAGCCCACCGAGGGGACGGGCGAGGCCGCCGCTCCCGAAACGGAGTCGAGCGAGGCCGTCGAACCGGCCGAGGTCACCGCATCCGACACCGCGCCGCATGCCGACGCTCCGCAGCCCAACGCCCCGCAAAACGACGGTATCCAGCACAACGACCCCCAGGCCAACGCACCCCAGCCCCCCGCACCGCCCGCCCCGGACGCGCCCTCCGCCTGGACTCCCCCGCCCGCGCCGCACAGCGGAGTGCCGCCGCTGCCGCCGTCGTACCAGCCCGCGGCCCCGGCCCCCGCCGCCCAGTGGCCCGCACAGCCCCAGGCGCAACCCCAACCCCCGGCACAGGCCCAGCAGCCCGCCCCCAACGAGCCTGCCGCGCATCCGCACGCGCAGCCCGCCGCCGCGCAGGGCCAGCCGCCCGTGCCCGCGCAGCAACCGCCCTTCCAGCCCCAGGCCGAGCCCCACGCCGGGGCCCAGGTCCAGCCCCCGTCGCAGCCGCACCCCCAGTCGCCGGAGCCCGCGCCGGCCGCCTGGACCCCGGCCCAGGCCCCCCAACAGCCCGCCCCCGACCCCCACGCCCACGCCCAGCAGGGCTACGGCTTCCCGCCGGTCGGCGGTCCCAACGCGCAGGAGGGGTACGGCTTCCCGCATGTCGGCGCCCCCAACGCCCAGGGAGATTACGGCTTCCCGAATGCCGGCACCCCCAACCCCCAGAGCGGGTACGGCTTCCCGCAGCCTCCGGCGCAGCAGCAGGCCGCCCACCCCGGCGTCCCTGCGCAGCCCGACGCCCAGAACCCGTCACAGCCTCCCGTGGACGCCCGGCACGCCTACCCCCAGGTTCCGCACCAGGCGCAGCCCCCTCAGCAGCACCAAGCCCCTCACTATCCCCAGCATCATCCCCAGCAGCCCCCGGCCCCACCCGCGGACCCCCGCCTCGGCACGGCCTGGCCGCAACCCCTCCAGCACGACCAGCGTCAGCCCACCAACCCCGGTGCCGCGCCGCTCGGTTACACCGCCGCCGTCGAGCTGTCCTCCGACCGGCTGCTCAACAACAAGAAGCAGAAGGCGAAGAGCGGGCGTCCGGCCGCTGTCAGTCGGTTCAAGCTGGGCGCCAAGAAGGAGGAGGCCGAGCGTCAGCAGAAGCTGCAGCTGATCCGGACGCCGGTGCTGTCCTGCTACCGCATCGCCGTGATCAGTCTCAAGGGCGGCGTCGGCAAGACCACGACCACCACCGCCCTCGGCTCCACGCTCGCCAGTGAGCGCCAGGACAAGATCCTCGCAATCGACGCCAACCCGGACGCCGGTACGCTCGGCCGCCGCGTGCGCCGGGAGACCGGGGCCACCATCCGGGACCTGGTCCAGGCGATCCCCTACCTCAACTCGTACATGGACATCCGGCGGTTCACCTCCCAGGCCCCCTCCGGCCTGGAGATCATCGCCAACGACGTCGACCCCGCTGTGTCCACGACGTTCAACGACGAGGACTACCGGCGCGCGATCGACGTGCTCGGCAAGCAGTACCCGATCATCCTCACCGACTCCGGCACCGGTCTGCTCTACAGCGCCATGCGCGGTGTGCTCGACCTCGCCGACCAGCTCATCATCATCTCGACGCCGTCCGTGGACGGTGCGAGCAGCGCCAGTACGACGCTGGACTGGCTGTCCGCGCACGGGTACGCCGACCTGGTCTCCCGCTCCATCACCGTCATCTCCGGTGTGCGCGAGACCGGCAAGATGATCAAGGTCGAGGACATCGTCTCCCACTTCGAGACGCGCTGCCGGGGCGTCATCGTGGTGCCGTTCGACGAGCACCTCGCCGCCGGTGCCGAGGTCGACCTCGACATGATGCGGCCCAAGGTGCGGGAGGCGTACTTCAACCTCGCGGCCATGGTGGCCGAGGACTTCGTGCGCCACCAGCAGATGCATGGCCTGTGGACCAGCGACGGCAACCCGCCCCCCGTCGCCGCCCCGCCGATGCCCGGCCAGCCCCTGCCCGCCCAGCAGTACGCCCCCGGCCGGCCCTATCCGCCGCAGCACCCGGGGCAGCCTGTGCCGGGCCAGCCGGTGCCGGGTCAGCCCGTGCCCGGCCAGCAGTACGCCCCCGGCCGGCCCTACCCGCCGCAGCCCGGCCGGCAGGGCCAGCCGGCCCCCCACCCCCAGCACCCCGGTTACGGCTACCCGCAGCCCGGCCATCCCGACGGGCCGCCCCAGCAGTAG